Proteins from one Candidatus Poribacteria bacterium genomic window:
- the moaC gene encoding cyclic pyranopterin monophosphate synthase MoaC: protein MNKLTHFDEKGHTRMVDVTPKAETLRVAVACGHVLAKPETLQLIAERGFAKGDVLEVARLAGIMATKRTGDLIPLCHPLELTSVKVDLLINEAEHRVEIEAEVQTVGRTGVEMEALTAVSVASLTVYDMCKSVDREMEISDIRLVKKTGGKSGTFIREELA, encoded by the coding sequence ATGAATAAACTCACACATTTTGACGAAAAAGGACATACCCGCATGGTTGATGTCACGCCGAAAGCGGAAACGCTACGGGTTGCAGTGGCATGTGGGCATGTATTGGCAAAACCGGAGACGCTTCAGTTAATCGCTGAACGGGGTTTTGCAAAAGGGGATGTCCTTGAAGTGGCTCGTCTTGCCGGCATCATGGCGACCAAGCGCACCGGAGATCTTATCCCCCTCTGTCATCCGCTCGAACTGACCTCCGTCAAAGTCGATCTGTTGATCAATGAAGCGGAACACCGCGTTGAAATTGAGGCGGAGGTTCAGACCGTTGGGCGAACAGGTGTTGAAATGGAAGCCTTGACCGCTGTTTCTGTTGCTAGTTTGACAGTCTATGACATGTGCAAATCGGTAGACAGGGAGATGGAAATCTCTGATATTCGATTGGTCAAAAAGACTGGTGGGAAAAGTGGAACATTTATTCGGGAGGAATTGGCATAA
- the xylB gene encoding xylulokinase yields MAYLIGIDVGTTGAKTILVDETGQLHASALEEYPLYTPQPKWAEQAPEDWWQATVKSIQRVLAESQVSPKEVKGLGLSGQMHGLVLMDRGHRVLRPAILWCDVRTTEQCHYITETVGEDLLVQSTCNPSLEGFTAPKVIWVRDNEPEILEKTATMLLPKDYVRFRLTGEIAAEVSDAAGTLLFDVRKRRWSEEVLHKLDIDPSLLPPVYESVDICGKITAEVAELTGLPAGTPVVGGGADNACSAVGNGIVSTGRVSASIGTSGAIVAHTDEAKVDPNLQAHSFCHSAPHKWYLMGVVLSAGGAFRWFRDNLGDSEVAAAKIEGVDSYQILTRHAAEAPVGSEGLIFLPYLTGERTPHADANAKATFFGMTLRHGKSHLIRSVMEGIAYALRDSLEIIRGLGTPIERIYATGGGARSSLWRQIQADVYDVELVTINIAEGPAFGAAILAGVGTGIYDSVESAADEIIKITSSTQPNADSVRVYEEYYQIYRALYPALKPQFDQVTALVSGGEYNE; encoded by the coding sequence ATGGCATATCTCATCGGTATCGATGTTGGAACAACAGGGGCGAAGACGATTCTTGTTGATGAAACCGGTCAACTGCACGCCAGCGCCCTAGAGGAATATCCGCTGTACACGCCTCAACCGAAATGGGCGGAACAAGCCCCGGAGGATTGGTGGCAGGCAACGGTGAAATCCATCCAAAGGGTGCTTGCCGAATCGCAGGTTTCGCCTAAAGAGGTCAAAGGATTAGGGCTGTCCGGTCAGATGCACGGTCTGGTGTTGATGGACAGGGGACACCGCGTCCTACGTCCGGCGATCCTATGGTGTGATGTGCGAACGACGGAGCAGTGCCACTACATCACGGAGACTGTCGGTGAGGATCTGCTGGTGCAGAGTACATGTAACCCTTCACTTGAGGGGTTTACCGCACCAAAAGTGATCTGGGTACGAGACAATGAGCCGGAGATTCTGGAAAAGACAGCCACAATGTTACTCCCTAAGGATTACGTCCGATTCCGCTTGACAGGCGAGATCGCCGCGGAGGTTTCCGATGCAGCGGGGACACTCCTATTTGATGTACGGAAACGGCGGTGGTCTGAGGAGGTGTTGCATAAGCTCGATATCGACCCATCACTTCTACCGCCTGTGTACGAGTCGGTCGATATCTGTGGAAAAATTACCGCTGAGGTCGCCGAACTGACCGGACTCCCGGCGGGGACTCCGGTCGTCGGAGGTGGGGCGGACAACGCCTGTAGCGCAGTTGGCAACGGGATTGTCAGTACGGGACGGGTTTCGGCAAGTATCGGAACGTCGGGAGCAATCGTCGCACATACCGATGAAGCCAAAGTGGACCCAAACCTACAGGCACACAGCTTCTGCCACTCTGCCCCGCACAAGTGGTATCTGATGGGTGTGGTACTTTCAGCCGGCGGTGCATTTCGTTGGTTTCGCGATAATTTGGGTGACTCAGAGGTTGCAGCTGCAAAAATCGAAGGCGTTGATTCATATCAGATTTTGACTCGACACGCAGCAGAAGCACCCGTTGGCAGCGAAGGCTTAATCTTTCTGCCCTACCTGACCGGCGAGCGCACACCACACGCGGATGCAAACGCCAAAGCGACCTTCTTCGGTATGACGTTGCGGCACGGCAAATCCCATCTAATTCGATCGGTAATGGAAGGCATCGCCTACGCCCTACGTGACTCGCTAGAGATTATCCGTGGGTTAGGAACGCCCATTGAGCGAATCTATGCCACAGGCGGTGGTGCACGGAGTTCACTCTGGCGACAGATTCAAGCCGATGTCTACGATGTTGAACTGGTGACGATTAACATCGCCGAAGGACCCGCATTTGGCGCAGCAATCCTCGCAGGTGTTGGAACGGGGATTTACGATAGCGTTGAGAGTGCAGCAGATGAAATTATCAAAATCACATCATCGACGCAGCCGAACGCTGATAGTGTAAGAGTTTATGAGGAATATTACCAGATTTATCGCGCGCTTTATCCCGCGCTCAAGCCACAGTTTGATCAGGTGACGGCACTAGTTTCGGGCGGAGAATATAATGAATAA
- a CDS encoding Uma2 family endonuclease encodes MKQALLTYDDYLALPETMQRYEVIDGKLIMEPAPLFGHQWHSRKIFQPMANYVDEHLLGLVVYAPVDIMISRAPLRTRQPDVLYISFERITQLGLEDMETLPFLDIAPNLVVEIVFPSESQQNVSDKLADYQRMGVDECWLVRSREGTIEVVQFISDSSKTVERFSNGARVQSHVLPGWQPVVNDLLVPLTSLKSRSVDQ; translated from the coding sequence ATGAAACAAGCACTCTTGACTTACGATGACTACCTCGCGCTGCCAGAAACCATGCAGCGATATGAGGTTATTGACGGGAAGCTGATTATGGAGCCTGCACCGCTGTTTGGACACCAATGGCACTCGAGAAAGATCTTTCAACCGATGGCGAATTATGTGGATGAGCACCTATTAGGGCTTGTCGTGTATGCCCCCGTTGACATCATGATTAGTCGAGCACCGTTGCGGACTCGACAACCAGATGTACTTTACATCAGTTTTGAACGGATTACACAGTTGGGGTTGGAGGATATGGAGACCCTGCCTTTCCTTGACATCGCACCAAATCTGGTCGTCGAAATTGTCTTCCCCAGCGAATCGCAACAAAACGTTTCGGACAAACTCGCGGACTATCAACGGATGGGGGTTGATGAGTGCTGGCTTGTACGTTCAAGGGAGGGCACGATTGAAGTGGTGCAATTCATCTCTGATTCATCTAAGACCGTTGAACGATTCAGCAATGGCGCGCGAGTCCAATCCCACGTGTTGCCCGGGTGGCAGCCTGTCGTCAACGATCTCTTGGTTCCGCTTACCTCTCTGAAAAGTCGATCTGTCGATCAATGA
- a CDS encoding D-aminoacylase, whose protein sequence is MQFDYIIHGGKVVDGTGEHEPFPADVGVIDDRIAAIGKLDSAQANQRINAAGQVISPGFIDVHVHSEISLLGGRDQLGAVRQGVTTQLTAPDGFGWAPLPPETAQEMWRYTQFAIGDAELNLDWHTVEDYLSIFPGNTPANVYPQVPHCAVRLGAMGWDPRPATDEELAAMVETTREWLEAGAGCLCLGLDYQPSANADLRELVTLCKLAASYDAIYAAHIRYRILGRQKAWEETFELAQQSGIPVHISHERVDDESAALLEQVDREGIDLTFESYLYPAGMTHLALMLPAEFQAGSLTEVLANMERSEVREKCLPHIREQLGRGDQIVGYTRSGRFIGMTLSEAAESVGKSREDFAYDLMLEEEGIETFVFPWQTPPENNKVTIDRTAVHPRMMIASDGVYDIPHPHPRGYGCFVQYLGRFVRERQLVSLHEAVYKMSGFPAARFGIKDRGRIAEGLAADLVVFDPETVADRSTWQDPVQPAAGVNWVLVNGVPVIDDGNPTGQLPGRVVRH, encoded by the coding sequence ATGCAGTTTGACTATATTATTCATGGTGGAAAGGTTGTCGATGGCACAGGCGAGCACGAGCCTTTCCCCGCTGACGTAGGTGTCATTGATGATCGGATCGCTGCCATCGGAAAATTAGATTCCGCACAGGCAAACCAGCGTATCAATGCGGCCGGACAGGTCATAAGTCCCGGTTTCATTGATGTCCATGTTCATTCGGAAATTTCACTGTTGGGTGGTCGAGATCAGCTGGGAGCTGTCCGTCAGGGTGTGACTACTCAGCTTACTGCCCCGGATGGGTTTGGATGGGCACCGCTTCCCCCTGAAACAGCGCAGGAGATGTGGCGCTATACGCAGTTTGCGATTGGGGATGCGGAACTCAACCTTGATTGGCATACTGTCGAAGATTATTTGAGCATTTTCCCCGGCAATACTCCCGCCAACGTTTATCCACAGGTGCCGCATTGCGCTGTTCGTTTGGGAGCGATGGGGTGGGATCCCCGACCAGCTACTGATGAAGAACTGGCTGCCATGGTGGAGACAACCCGTGAATGGTTGGAAGCGGGTGCAGGTTGCCTCTGCTTGGGGCTTGACTACCAGCCGAGTGCCAATGCGGATCTCCGCGAACTTGTGACTCTGTGCAAGTTGGCAGCTTCATACGATGCAATCTATGCCGCGCATATCCGTTACCGAATCCTTGGACGGCAGAAAGCGTGGGAAGAGACCTTTGAACTTGCCCAACAATCGGGCATCCCCGTCCATATCTCTCACGAGCGGGTAGATGACGAGAGCGCTGCGTTGCTTGAGCAGGTAGATCGCGAGGGAATTGATTTGACTTTTGAATCCTATCTGTACCCCGCAGGGATGACCCATCTCGCGCTGATGCTGCCGGCGGAATTCCAAGCGGGAAGCCTCACAGAGGTCTTGGCAAATATGGAAAGGTCGGAGGTCCGGGAAAAGTGCCTGCCCCATATCCGGGAGCAGTTGGGACGAGGCGATCAGATTGTCGGCTATACCCGTTCCGGTCGGTTCATCGGTATGACCTTATCGGAAGCCGCCGAGAGTGTGGGCAAGTCCCGCGAGGATTTTGCTTACGATCTGATGCTTGAAGAGGAAGGGATAGAGACATTCGTTTTTCCTTGGCAGACGCCGCCAGAAAATAATAAGGTGACAATTGACCGCACAGCTGTTCACCCGCGAATGATGATTGCTAGCGACGGCGTCTACGATATTCCCCATCCGCACCCACGGGGATACGGCTGCTTCGTGCAGTATCTTGGACGTTTCGTCAGGGAGCGTCAACTGGTGTCCTTACATGAGGCGGTCTACAAGATGAGTGGATTTCCGGCGGCGCGTTTTGGGATCAAAGACCGTGGGCGGATCGCCGAAGGCTTGGCTGCCGATCTGGTTGTTTTCGATCCGGAGACCGTTGCTGACCGTTCAACGTGGCAGGATCCGGTGCAGCCGGCAGCCGGTGTCAACTGGGTATTGGTCAACGGGGTTCCCGTGATCGACGATGGAAACCCCACAGGGCAACTGCCGGGGCGCGTAGTGCGACATTAA
- a CDS encoding phosphoribosylaminoimidazolesuccinocarboxamide synthase codes for MSQNAITETSLTNLDLANKGKVRDLYDLGDELLIISTDRISAFDVVLPNGIPYKGQILTGLSEFWFDYTKSIVDNHIITTDVSQYPGVLQADAEVLKGRSMLVRKANRIDIECVVRGYIAGSAWSEYKADGTVCGEKLPAGLTESERLPELIFTPATKAEQGEHDENISIAEMEAEIGKELSEKIIQTSFALFEAASEHAEKSGIILCDTKFEFGQIDGQLILIDEVFTPDSSRFWPKDEYKPGSSPPSFDKQYVRDYLSDVGWNKEPPAPELPAEVIRQTSEKYLEAYRLIVGRELM; via the coding sequence ATGTCACAAAACGCTATCACAGAAACAAGCCTAACGAACCTTGATCTCGCTAACAAAGGTAAAGTCCGAGACCTTTATGACCTCGGTGATGAATTATTAATTATCTCAACGGATCGGATCTCGGCATTTGATGTTGTGTTGCCGAATGGGATTCCGTACAAAGGACAAATCCTGACCGGACTCTCTGAGTTCTGGTTTGATTACACGAAATCAATCGTTGACAATCACATCATCACCACCGATGTTTCACAGTATCCTGGCGTGCTGCAGGCCGACGCGGAGGTGCTTAAAGGGCGGTCAATGCTGGTGCGGAAAGCGAATCGAATCGATATCGAATGCGTCGTGCGGGGATACATTGCGGGCTCGGCGTGGTCGGAGTATAAAGCGGATGGAACGGTGTGTGGGGAAAAGCTACCGGCAGGGCTAACCGAATCGGAGCGGTTGCCAGAACTTATCTTCACGCCCGCCACGAAGGCGGAGCAGGGGGAACACGATGAGAACATCTCAATCGCAGAGATGGAGGCGGAGATTGGAAAGGAGTTGTCCGAAAAGATTATCCAGACCAGTTTTGCGCTGTTTGAAGCCGCAAGCGAACATGCCGAAAAGTCCGGGATTATCCTCTGCGACACCAAGTTTGAGTTTGGGCAGATTGACGGTCAACTGATTCTCATTGATGAGGTTTTCACTCCCGATTCCTCTCGCTTTTGGCCCAAGGACGAATATAAGCCCGGTAGCTCTCCACCCAGTTTTGACAAGCAGTATGTCCGTGATTATCTGAGTGATGTTGGATGGAACAAAGAGCCCCCGGCACCTGAATTGCCGGCAGAAGTCATCCGTCAAACCAGCGAAAAATATCTAGAGGCATATCGCCTGATTGTTGGGCGGGAGTTAATGTAA
- a CDS encoding sugar phosphate isomerase/epimerase: MKVGIRDGMLGLPFEEVFGKAKEIGFDGVEICIGANYREHPLWSESGVDDIKALSDAAGIETPALSPGSFTAYTFAHPDDATRAEGIAMLQHLSAVCPELGARVILVPFFGDGKIETEHITSPRFIDGVQAAAATAEQHNVCLALESTLTAAEHQQILDLVDSPAVGVYYDMGNATGRGYDAAKEIRQLGNAIAQMHIKDTAGSHAGEGGVDFSAVIEATHAIGYDGWLVLETPANSDPIASAIKNLNFVRENY, encoded by the coding sequence ATGAAAGTTGGCATCCGAGACGGAATGTTGGGTTTGCCCTTTGAAGAGGTATTCGGCAAAGCGAAAGAGATTGGCTTTGACGGCGTGGAAATATGTATCGGTGCCAATTATCGTGAGCACCCACTTTGGAGCGAGTCCGGTGTGGACGACATCAAGGCATTATCCGACGCGGCTGGCATTGAAACACCGGCACTCTCGCCGGGCAGTTTCACTGCATATACGTTTGCCCACCCAGACGATGCGACGCGAGCCGAAGGAATCGCGATGTTGCAACACCTCTCAGCGGTTTGCCCAGAACTTGGGGCGCGGGTCATTCTTGTGCCGTTCTTCGGCGATGGCAAGATTGAAACGGAGCATATAACGTCGCCACGTTTCATTGACGGCGTGCAGGCTGCTGCAGCAACGGCGGAACAACATAACGTTTGCCTCGCGTTGGAATCGACGTTAACTGCTGCTGAACATCAACAGATTCTTGATCTGGTTGACTCCCCGGCGGTGGGTGTTTATTACGATATGGGCAACGCCACGGGACGCGGATATGACGCCGCCAAAGAGATTCGCCAGCTTGGAAATGCTATCGCGCAGATGCACATCAAAGACACCGCAGGAAGCCACGCCGGCGAAGGTGGAGTTGATTTCTCTGCTGTTATTGAAGCCACACACGCAATTGGTTATGACGGTTGGCTTGTCCTCGAAACACCGGCAAACAGCGATCCAATAGCTTCGGCAATAAAGAACCTGAATTTTGTCCGAGAGAACTACTAA